DNA from Blastocatellia bacterium:
CGTTGCGGCGGTTTCTGTGGGCTCGGTTTGTCCGGATAGTTCGTGACGTAGGCGCTATAGGCGAGGCCGGCAATCGCGATGTGCAAGTGCGAGGCGCGCCACTCAAGGGCCGATATTTCCGTCAGGTTCTGTAACTCAAAGACGACATCGGGGCCGCCATACAACGTGCCTTCGATGATGGCTTCGCCGTCCTCGTCGTACTCGATCAACTCCCAGGGCGTCAGGGCGCGCGGGTAGCGGCTGCGGAAAGCCGGGCGGCAGTCGGCAAAGTAAGATTCATCGCCTTGCTCGAACAGCACGGCCCAGACTTCCAGGCCGTCGCCGAGCTTCCAACAGCGCCCGTGCAGGATCGCTTTGCCGCGTGTCGCCCGCGAGCGCGCCCCGGCGGCATCGACGTATTCGATGAGCGAATTGTAAGACGCCTCGTCCGTCACCTGGACACCAACCGAGGCGAACAGCTCGGTCATCACAGAACTCTCGCCGGCCTCCGCCGGGCTCGCTTGATTCTTCATAAGCAGTTGCCAGTTGCTAGTTGCCAGTTGCCAGTGCGTCGCCAAGCTCCGTTAGGAGCGCAATGTATATAGTCATCGAGTCGGTTTGACCGGCAAGTCCCGTAGGAGCGCGATGTTGACATTGCGCTCCTACGGAGCTTCGTCTTTATTGGAACGTCCCGACTATAAACATCGCGTCCCTACGGGACTTGGTATCTGACAACTGGCAACTGATAACTGGCTACTTGCTTTTCGTTTCTTCGCCGATCTCGGCGTTCAGCGTGTACTCGTGCCCGTCGCGCAGGATTTGAATCGCGATCTTCGCGCCGGGCATTTTGCCGGCGATGATGCGATTGAACTGCACGTAAGTAGTGATGGGCTGGCGGTCAACGGCGGTGATCAAATCGTCTTTGCGCAGGCCGGCGCGGGCGGCGGGCGTGCCGCGCTCGGCGCGAACCACCAGCACGCCGCGCGTCTCGACGGGCAGCTTCATCAAGCCGCGAATGTCGTTATCAATGTCACGCGTCACGAGGCCGAGGAAGCCGCGGGTCACGCGCCCGCGCTCGATCAACTGCGGCAAGATGGCCTTCAGTGTGTTGATGGGAATCGAAAAGCTCAGGCCCTGCGTGCGCTCCAGCACCAGGGTGTTGATGCCGACGACGCGGCCCTGCGCATTGACCAGCGGCCCGCCCGAATTGCCGGGGTTGATCGCCGCATCGGTTTGCAGAAAATCATCGAACTGGCCGCCGAAGCCCGTGCGCCCTTTGGCGCTCAGAATGCCGAGCGTCACCGTGTGATCCAGTCCGAGCGGGTTGCCGATGGCGATCACCCATTCGCCGACTTTCAGGCCATCGCTATCGCCGAGATCGGCCACCGGCAGCGGCTTGTCGGGCGACTGAATTTCCAGCACAGCGATGTCGGTCGCTTCGTCATAGCCTTTGATCGAGGCGGGAAACTGCCGCCCATCATGGAGCGTGACCGTCACGTTGTTGACCAGCTTGGTCGCCGCTTCCGGGCTGCGGGTCGTGCTGTTGCGCCGCCCTTCTTCGGCGTTGATCAAGTGAAAGTTGGTGGCAATCAATCCCTTCGGATCAATGATGAAGCCGCTGCCGATGTTCTCGCCGCCTTCGGCAAGCGAGCGCACGTTGACGACCACGTCGTTGACGCGCTCGGCGATGCCGGTCACGTCAAGCACCAGCATCGCCGGGCGCTGGGTATCGGCCGAAGCCGGGCGCGGCACCGTTTGTGCGGCCGTCTTTTCCTGGCGGGCGACGTTGGTGATCGGCGCGGCCAGCACCGGCGCGACCAGCACGAAAGTCATAGAGAGGGCGCGTAGAAGTTTAATCATTGCTCTGTCCTGAATGGGAATTTTTCTTGCTCGCGGCATCGGGCGCGGGCGCGCGTGAGCGCATGCCGCGAATGTTGCGCGCCGGCCCATAATTCGGGCGCTGACCGGAGCGCACCATCTCGGCGAACAGGTCCACGTCATAGTCGCAGTCGCGCGACATCTCTTCGCGGATGGCATGCAGTTCTTCCAGAAATCTCGGCTTGCGATACATAACAACAGTGACAAGTGACAAGTGACAAGTGACAAGTGAAACAGTGCAAGCCGGAGCCAGCCCGCAATCGGCGTGACATCGTCTTGTCACTTGTTACTTGTCACTTGTCACCCCCGTTAGAATTCCGCGTTAATCAAAAACTCTGGCGTCACGATCATGGGCACAAAGAAACCCGCCAGGGTATTGAACAGGTTGATGCGCGCTTGCTTGTGAACATTGGCGATATGGCCGAAGTCCCAGGTCACCAGCAGGTCGGCTTTGTTCACCGATGCCACCGCGACGTGCAGCGCGTTGCTCAGATACTTGCGGTGAAAGATGCCGCGCTCGATGTAGCCTTCGGCCAGGATGGCGGCCTCTTCGCTAATCCCGTACTGCGGCATGGGGCGAATCAAGTTCAAGTAAGCGGCGCGGCGCGGCTCGTCCATGCGCTCCAGCTCGCGCACCACGAGCGGCGACACATGCGGCTCGTAATCGCGCAGCTCATGCTCCCACCAGCGAATCGTCAAGTCGCGCCGGAACGGCTCGCCATTATCGAGATAAGCACCGACCACAGACGTTTCGATGTAGAGCGTCTTCTTCATATCGCAGGAGTTATTCTAGCACAGCGGTAAACCAGGAGGCAGGAAGCAGGAGGCAGGAAGCAGGAGGCAGGAATAAAGCCGTGAAGGCAGCAAGGTATGTGATCTTCGCATCATAGCCTGCTGCCTTCTGCATTTGTACGGATGTCTTGACTGCTTCCTGCTTCCTGCCTACTGCCTCCTGACTTCTGCCTACTGCTTGATGATGGCGGTCGTGTGCGGCTGGAAGCGCACACTGGTGCGCGGGAAGTCAATGGTCACCAGAAAGTGGCGCAGAAAGTCACCGCCGAGGATGCCGCTCTGCTCGAAGCCGCTGGTCTCGTTGATGGCGTCGAAGTCGAGGACCAGGGCGCGCAGGTTGTTCTGCTTGAGGTCGGCGACGCGACAGTTACGCAGGAAGAGCAACTCGACGTCGTTGGTGATGCCGGCAGCGCCGATGACGCTAATGCGCTGGCCCTGGATGATGCGGTCGCGCATCTTCAGCCGTTCGACCGCGGCCATCGAGACGGCGGTCGAGCTGGCGCCCGAATCGAGTATGGCGTTGACCGTGTTGGTGCCGTCGAATTCGGTCTCTACACTGATCAAGCCGTTCTGCGTCATGCGGAACGGGATCGTCGTCGTGCCGGGCGTATCCACGACGGGCACGGGCCGCTCGGTGTTGCGATCCAGGATCAGGCGGCCTTCTTTATAATCCAGGCCGGTGATGAACCGCGACAGGATCGACAGGCCGATGAAGCCATCGGCGCGCTCGTCTGCCGGGCGTTGCTCGACGCCATGAAAGGGCCGGATGAAACATGGCACCATTCGGACTTTGACGTCGTTCAGTTGCAGCGCGCCGATCAGGCCATAGACGATGGAGAACTTACCATCGCCGCCGATGCCCTGCGACTTGCCGCCGCGCGCGATCTCGGAGACCCCCAGCCGCTTCGCTGAGTCCTTCGAGATCACCGTGAAGCCCGAGCCGGTATCGATGACGAACAGCGCATCGTGCCCGTTGACCTTGACGCGGATGTAAGGCCGGCGGTCCGAGCCCAGACGGAACGCGACTTCCGACAGCGGCGGGCCGCTGACCTGATGCACCTGCAAGCCTGAGAGGCGGCGATAGAAGCGGATCAATCCCTGTATGCGGTCGCGGCGGTCGGTATCGCTTGCGGGCGCAAGGTCCAGGAACATCGTGTAGGCATCGGCGGCCTCTTTGAAATCTTCGGCGCGCGACGAGGCGCGCGCATAGGTCATCACGTAATCCGGCTCATCCGCATCGAGGCGGTGCGCATACAGCGCCTTGGCACGCGCCTCGTTGACACGGCCTTCGTAATAATCCAGCTCGGCGGCAGTGCCATAGGCAAGCGCTTCACGGCTATCGAGGCGTATGGCATCGGCAAGCTCGGGCACCGCGGCATGCAGAAAGCCCGAATGCAGCAGCGCCGCGCCGGCCAGCGCGTGCGCCCGCGCATTGGTCATGTCTATTTTCAGCGCCGCGGTTGCGTAGTCAAAGCAGCGCGCATAGTGTTGCAGCTTCAGGTAGGCGAAGGCGGCGCCGAGGTGTGCCTGAAGGTCTTGCGCGTCGTGGTCAATCAGATTGGCGTAGGTGTTGGCGGCGGCCTCGAAGTCGCCCTTGCGCAGCGCCTTGCGCGCATCGCGCATCGCCTCTTCTCTAATGCCCTGAGCTTTTTGATCGGCGACATCGGCCCGCACGATGGGCATCAGCACCAGCGTCGCGAGCAAACCGTAAAGAAGCAAACTTCTCGTTCTGCGTTTACGCCTTCCGGCTGCCTGTGGCTGAGCGCAAGCTGTCGCCGCAAAGCCACTGGGAACGCGGAACCAAGAAGCAAGAACTGATGGTCGAGCGCTCTCGATACCTTTGACCTTCATGACTAATTCTCCCGGTCGTTGTGTACCACAAGAGCTGGTCGAATCCGTTGCGGGCACCGTGCAAAGGACTCGTCAAAGAGTGTCGTAACCACTGGCGTTGAGCCTGACGCCGCGCGCCCGTCTTCGCTAAAGATGACGGGTCTTTCTCATCAGCGCCAGCCGCCTGCCTGTCGGCGGATTGTGGCCAGAAAAATACTATGCTGCTTGCGGGGTGAAGTCAATCACGCTTTCAAGCGCGGCGTTGGTCGCCCATAAAAGTGCTAGGCTCGAACGGTGTCCCTGCCGTTCGAGCCTGAAGGCCATCCCGGGCGGGATGACACTTACCATTCGGGATGATTGTGGGTCGCGGCAATCATACGCCTATAAAATGCAATTTTCAATACCAAACACTCACGGGTTGCGCCCCCAGTTATTCAGCGCGGTTTTTTGCCGGCGGCGACCAGGTCACGCCGTTTTTGATTCGACAAAGAGCGGCGCAGGCAGAAGTTTTTATCGCCAAAAAGCCGAAAAATCGAAGAAAGTAATTGACATGAAAAGCCGAGTGCGGTTATGCTCAGGCATCCTCGAGGCCAGTGTTGTTATTCAACCGGCCTGGCGAGGAAAGGGAAGACGGTAAGTTGATGAAACACACGTATTCACAAATAACGGCTGAATGGGTCGGCGTTACGGGCGCCAGGGCGCTCGCACTTTGCCCTGACCGTCTGCGAAGCATTCGCCCGACCGCGCCGTTTATCAGCATGCCGCAGACCCCGGTCACAGATCCATAAGAGTTTTAAGCGTCAAAAGCGAACGCCGCCAGCGTCCAATTGACGCTGGCGGCTTTTGATTTTTATGGACGTTTTTTTCGGCGCGATCAAGGTCAACCGCTCACTCGACAGTCGTTTGAACGACGTGCCCGCGACCTGTCACAGAGGCTTTCCCAGGAAAGCTCGGAGGCCAGTATGCATTCGGTGACTTATAGAGAATTGCTCGGCAGAAACCATAACTTCCGCAGGCTCTGGATGGGCCAGGTCATCAGCGAGCTGGGTACATGGTTTTCCTTCATCGCCGAACTCGGCCTGGTGCGGCTGATATCGGGCTCGACCTGGGCGACGACCGCCCTGCTGGTGGCGCGGCTGCTGCCGTTCTTGCTGGTTGCGCCGGTCGCAGGGGTCTTCGTTGACCGCTATTCGCGCAAGCAGATTCTGATCGTTACAGACCTGCTGCGCGCCCTGGTGGCGCTGCTCTACGTCGCGGCGGGAGCGTTGCGCTCGGCGGAGCTGGTGATTATCGGCAGCGCGCTGATGGCGTCGCTATCGATGTTCTTTGAGGGCGCAAAGAATGCCGCCATCCCGAACCTGACGAGCGGACGTGAACTGCTGACAGCGAACGTCCTGATGTTCTCGCTGCGCTTCTTGCAGTTCACCCTCGGGTCGGCGTTGGGCGGCGTGACGGCGGCGCAGTTCGGTTACAACGTGGCATTCGTTGTCAACTCGCTGTCGTTTGTGGCGTCAGCCATCTGCATCGCGGCGATACCGGCTGCGGCCATGCGCAAAGCGGCGGTCGCGCCGGTGGCATCGGAAGCGGTGGCCGCCACCTCTGTTGAAGCAGCGGCGAGCGAGCCCATCGCCGGTAGCGAGCAGCCGGTAGCCGCCGGGCGCAAGCCTTTCCTGACCGAGTTGCGCGAAGGCTTGCGCTACATCCGCGCGACGCCGTTTGTGCGCGCCGTGATCCTGGTGAACATCGGCTGGGGGACGGGCGGCGGCATGAACAGCCTCCTCTTTGACCAGATCGGCGGTCATGTCTTCAGCGGCGGTGACCGCGGCGACTGGAACGTGGCGATGCTGTTTACGGCGGGCGGCGCCGGGGTCTTCTTCGGGATGCTGCTATCGCGGCGCATCGCCGCCTGGGTGAGCGACGAACAGCGCGCCGGTCACTTCATCGGTTGGGCGTTGCTGCTGCACGGCGTCTTGTTCGCGATGGGCGGCTGGATGCCGACGCTGCTGCTGATGTCGCTGGCGATTGCCGCCAGCCGCCTGGTGCTGGGCGCAGAGTTCGGCGTTCAGGAGACGATGATGATGCGAGTGATCCCGGACGATTATCGCGGTCGGGTGTTCACCACCGACCGCTCGCTTGAGCTGGCAACGATGGCCATCTCGACCATCGTCGCCGGCTGGCTGCTGACGCACTTCAGCCCGCGCGTGATGATGGTGGCGTCGGGGCTGTTGTCGGCGAGCCCGGGACTCTTCTGGTTATTGGCCATGT
Protein-coding regions in this window:
- a CDS encoding DUF3881 family protein, whose amino-acid sequence is MKNQASPAEAGESSVMTELFASVGVQVTDEASYNSLIEYVDAAGARSRATRGKAILHGRCWKLGDGLEVWAVLFEQGDESYFADCRPAFRSRYPRALTPWELIEYDEDGEAIIEGTLYGGPDVVFELQNLTEISALEWRASHLHIAIAGLAYSAYVTNYPDKPSPQKPPQRFLKATEIEGLVAQACENDYVINGRVLAWRGLRNPATGAELFWVHIDAGTIRLEVIVNGDVLRGQLKIGAAFSANIWLQGHVLAEADLEARYEGVDPDYLTGDFWGRLRRAN
- a CDS encoding trypsin-like peptidase domain-containing protein — its product is MIKLLRALSMTFVLVAPVLAAPITNVARQEKTAAQTVPRPASADTQRPAMLVLDVTGIAERVNDVVVNVRSLAEGGENIGSGFIIDPKGLIATNFHLINAEEGRRNSTTRSPEAATKLVNNVTVTLHDGRQFPASIKGYDEATDIAVLEIQSPDKPLPVADLGDSDGLKVGEWVIAIGNPLGLDHTVTLGILSAKGRTGFGGQFDDFLQTDAAINPGNSGGPLVNAQGRVVGINTLVLERTQGLSFSIPINTLKAILPQLIERGRVTRGFLGLVTRDIDNDIRGLMKLPVETRGVLVVRAERGTPAARAGLRKDDLITAVDRQPITTYVQFNRIIAGKMPGAKIAIQILRDGHEYTLNAEIGEETKSK
- a CDS encoding aspartyl protease family protein, whose translation is MLLYGLLATLVLMPIVRADVADQKAQGIREEAMRDARKALRKGDFEAAANTYANLIDHDAQDLQAHLGAAFAYLKLQHYARCFDYATAALKIDMTNARAHALAGAALLHSGFLHAAVPELADAIRLDSREALAYGTAAELDYYEGRVNEARAKALYAHRLDADEPDYVMTYARASSRAEDFKEAADAYTMFLDLAPASDTDRRDRIQGLIRFYRRLSGLQVHQVSGPPLSEVAFRLGSDRRPYIRVKVNGHDALFVIDTGSGFTVISKDSAKRLGVSEIARGGKSQGIGGDGKFSIVYGLIGALQLNDVKVRMVPCFIRPFHGVEQRPADERADGFIGLSILSRFITGLDYKEGRLILDRNTERPVPVVDTPGTTTIPFRMTQNGLISVETEFDGTNTVNAILDSGASSTAVSMAAVERLKMRDRIIQGQRISVIGAAGITNDVELLFLRNCRVADLKQNNLRALVLDFDAINETSGFEQSGILGGDFLRHFLVTIDFPRTSVRFQPHTTAIIKQ
- a CDS encoding MFS transporter — protein: MHSVTYRELLGRNHNFRRLWMGQVISELGTWFSFIAELGLVRLISGSTWATTALLVARLLPFLLVAPVAGVFVDRYSRKQILIVTDLLRALVALLYVAAGALRSAELVIIGSALMASLSMFFEGAKNAAIPNLTSGRELLTANVLMFSLRFLQFTLGSALGGVTAAQFGYNVAFVVNSLSFVASAICIAAIPAAAMRKAAVAPVASEAVAATSVEAAASEPIAGSEQPVAAGRKPFLTELREGLRYIRATPFVRAVILVNIGWGTGGGMNSLLFDQIGGHVFSGGDRGDWNVAMLFTAGGAGVFFGMLLSRRIAAWVSDEQRAGHFIGWALLLHGVLFAMGGWMPTLLLMSLAIAASRLVLGAEFGVQETMMMRVIPDDYRGRVFTTDRSLELATMAISTIVAGWLLTHFSPRVMMVASGLLSASPGLFWLLAMWAARFRVPARAVRESYGD